From the genome of Ptychodera flava strain L36383 chromosome 22, AS_Pfla_20210202, whole genome shotgun sequence, one region includes:
- the LOC139123137 gene encoding protein transport protein Sec31A-like isoform X2, protein MKVKEIERTANMAWSPSTQHPIYLAAGTAAQQLDATFSTTAALEIYQLNLSDSDTEMPLVTSLTTEHRFDKLVWSDHGMKDGSLANGILIGGVDNGNIILYDTAKLLNNEDGIITTTDKHTGAVRALDVNPFQSNLLASGGSDSEIFVWDLNNPVTPMTPGAKSQPPDDISCLAWNRQVQHILASTSPGGRSVVWDLRKNEPIIKVTDHSSRIRCKAVAWHPEVATQLVLASEDDHTPVIQMWDLRFATSPLKVLENHQRGVLSVAWCPQDPDLLLSCAKDNRILCWNPNSSVAGGEVVYELPTSSQWCFDVQWCPRNPAVISTSSFDGHISIYSLMGGGQPVQQQQRTDKIAESFPGAETFTSQTPAVETPQEPVLLKKPPKWLRKPVGASFAFGGKLVTFETTKQTAQQQQQQQRIPRQVHISQVVTETDLLKRSTQLEATLQNGNYVDFCDLKISNAKNEFEGKIWNFLKVNFENDSRERFLSLLGYDSRELSKKLTGAIGETVSIANGTDIGVDASELAEKMELLAADGKSLDARLGSGQNTPSIGSKTPDNDAAAAFDVIASHAPVEINTGKKLDSRSQSPFPICTDEDADGLISQSLLSGNFEAAVEICLKSDRLADAIVLAIAGGTHLLAKTQRKYFEKMKTPTSRLISAIVTKDWSDIVNYCELDNWTEALAALMTYSKAEEFSTLCDTLGKRLETEQDGLMRANACLCYVCSGNIDNLVSCWTQFTTNNNSPQELQDLIEKVMILKRSVEIMKGKGVDTTSSGLAGKLSEYSKLLAAQGSLATAMQYLGQSQEQSIAELRDRLYKAQGSAVSHLPEPPFPFKKVSVRDKPEPAVTPTPAQTQTPQQQPGVGVNSFQTTTVSSSQYPASQVATQTRPGQQQQQQQQQQYFNYQDQIANQPAGAYQTTPTASVETSAPNIYSKQGGFGKYPHYPQSTLTQGYGYQTQAVYNQAGGYSSYGQNPPSTGYGATQGGYNTSTTSAASQPYMTTGMGTYGQPGVSSPGAPNMPTQTSTVQNVPMGGGAAPGWNDTPLVRAKKTTSKQPYVPPEPITTPIFGVPQEETPSPPGVNQDAPGAPTPYGQPPQSSQPEPEPPKEKAPIPTEHQVLCDTFDGLTQRCSSAATNPQMKRKLDDVTKRLNALYDKLRENVLSPNVLSGLHEISQAINNYDYQHGLGVHQHIVASGNFSEIGNFMPGLKVLMQVATQLRV, encoded by the exons ATGAAGGTAAAGGAAATAGAAAGGACGGCCAACATGGCATGGAGTCCATCCACACAACATCCAATATACCTGGCAGCTGGTACTGCTGCTCAACAACTAGATGCTACATTCAG CACTACTGCGGCGTTAGAAATTTATCAATTGAATCTGTCAGATTCAGACACGGAAATGCCACTTGTGACATCACTAACAACTGAACACAG gtTTGATAAATTAGTGTGGAGTGACCATGGTATGAAGGATGGTAGCTTAGCCAATGGTATATTGATAGGTGGTGTTGATAATGGAAACATTATTTTGTATGATACTGCTAAATTACTTAACAATGAAGACGGAATCATCACCACAACTGACAAG CATACTGGTGCAGTACGTGCATTGGATGTCAATCCATTTCAGTCAAATCTCCTAGCCTCAGGTGGAAGTGATTCGGAAATATTTGTCTGGGATTTGAATAATCCCGTCACACCAATGACTCCAGGTGCCAAATCACAG CCGCCTGATGACATTAGTTGTTTAGCTTGGAATCGACAAGTACAACATATCTTAGCATCTACCAGTCCAGGTGGCAGGTCAGTGGTTTGGGATCTCAGAAAAAATGAACCAATCATCAAAGTTACAGACCATAGTTCAAGG aTTCGTTGTAAAGCAGTAGCCTGGCATCCAGAAGTAGCAACACAGTTGGTGTTAGCATCTGAAGATGACCACACTCCAGTCATTCAAATGTGGGATTTGAGATTTGCAACCTCACCTTTGAAAGTACTTGAAAATCATCAACG TGGTGTGTTATCAGTTGCTTGGTGTCCACAGGATCCAGATCTTTTACTGAGTTGTGCCAAAGACAATCGTATCTTGTGTTGGAATCCAAATAGTTCAGTTGCAGGAGGTGAAGTGGTTTATGAATTACCAACGTCCAGTCAGTGGTGTTTTGATGTCCAGTGGTGTCCGCGCAATCCAGCAGTCATTTCTACCTCATCATTTGATGGACATATTAGCATCTACTCCTTGATGGGCGGTGGACAACCAGTGCAGCAACAACAGAGAACAGACAAG ATTGCAGAATCTTTTCCCGGAGCTGAAACCTTCACATCACAGACACCAGCTGTTGAAACACCTCAAGAACCAGTGCTGCTGAAAAAACCACCAAAGTGGCTGAGAAAGCCAGTTGGAGCAAGTTTTGCT TTTGGTGGAAAACTTGTGACGTTTGAGACGACGAAGCAGACGGctcagcaacaacaacaacagcagagAATCCCAAGACAAGTCCACATCAGTCAAGTTGTCACGGAAACTGACCTGTTGAAGAGGTCCACACAACTTGAAGCAACATTACAAAATGGAAACTATGTTGATTtctgtgatttgaaaatttctAATGCTAAAAATGAATTTGAAGGAAAAATTTGGAATTTTCTAAAG gtgaattttgaaaatgattcAAGGGAGAGATTTCTATCTCTTCTTGGATATGACTCGCGTGAATTGAGTAAAAAACTGACAGGGGCAATTGGAGAGACTGTGTCGATAGCCAATGGTACAGATATTGGTGTTGATGCCTCAGAGTTAGCTGAGAAGATGGAACTATTAGCTGCCGATGGAAAGTCACTAGACGCAAGACTTGGCAGTGGTCAGAATACACCAAGTATTGGCTCTAAG ACTCCAGACAATGATGCAGCGGCTGCCTTTGATGTTATTGCATCACACGCACCAGTTGAAATCAACACAGGAAAGAAATTGGATTCCAGATCTCAATCTCCGTTTCCAATCTGTACTGATGAAG ATGCAGATGGTTTAATCAGTCAGTCTTTACTGTCTGGTAATTTTGAAGCTGCTGTAGAAATCTGTTTGAAATCAGATCGGTTAGCAGATGCCATTGTTTTAGCTATAGCTGGTGGAACACATTTACTGGCAAAGACGCAACGGaaatactttgaaaaaatgaagaCACCAACATCAAGG TTGATATCAGCCATTGTTACCAAAGATTGGTCTGACATTGTAAATTACTGTGAATTAGATAATTGGACGGAGGCATTGGCTGCCTTGATGACTTATTCTAAAGCTGAAGAATTCTCCACTTTATGTG ACACGTTAGGAAAGCGTCTTGAGACTGAACAAGATGGTTTAATGAGAGCCAATGCATGTCTGTGCTATGTGTGCTCAGGTAACATTGATAACTTAGTGTCATGCTGGACTCAGTTTACAACCAATAACAATTCACCACAAGAACTTCAG GATCTGATTGAAAAagtcatgattttgaaaagatcaGTTGAGATAATGAAGGGTAAAGGAGTTGATACAACTAGCAGTGGTCTAGCTGGTAAACTCAGCGAGTACTCTAAATTGTTAGCGGCCCAGGGTAGCTTAGCTACAGCTATGCAGTATCTAGGCCAATCACAAGAG CAATCCATAGCAGAATTACGAGATCGTCTTTACAAGGCGCAGGGCAGTGCAGTGTCTCATCTGCCTGAACCTCCATTTCCATTCAAGAAAGTCAGTGTCAGAGACAAACCGGAGCCAGCGGTGACTCCGACTCCAGCCCAGACTCAAACACCCCAACAACAGCCG GGTGTTGGAGTAAACAGTTTCCAAACAACCACAGTTTCTAGTAGTCAATATCCTGCAAGTCAAGTAGCAACACAAACAAGACcaggacaacaacaacaacaacaacaacaacaacagtactTCAATTATCAAGATCAGATAGCCAATCAACCAGCTGGTGCTTATCAAACCACACCAACTGCCTCAGTAGAAACTAGCGCTCCAAATATTTACTCAAAACAAGGTGGATTTGGAAAATATCCGCACTATCCACAGAGTACACTTACACAAGGGTATGGATACCAGACTCAAGCAGTTTACAACCAAGCTGGGGGGTATTCATCATATGGACAAAACCCCCCAAGTACAGGCTACGGTGCAACTCAAGGTGGTTATAACACAAGTACAACTTCTGCTGCAAGTCAGCCATACATGACCACAGGAATGGGTACTTACGGCCAACCAGGAGTTAGCAGCCCAGGTGCACCAAATATGCCAACGCAAACAAGTACCGTACAAAATGTACCAATGGGAGGAGGCGCAGCACCTGGTTGGAATGATACACCATTGGTCAGGGCGAAAAAG ACCACTTCCAAACAACCATATGTTCCTCCAGAGCCTATCACTACCCCTATCTTTGGTGTACCTCAAGAGGAGACCCCATCCCCACCAGGTGTGAATCAAGATGCACCAGGTGCACCCACACCCTATGGACAACCTCCCCAG TCGAGTCAACCAGAACCAGAGCCTCCAAAGGAAAAAGCACCGATTCCAACAGAACATCAAGTTTTATGCGACACCTTTGATGGTTTAACACAGAGGTGTAGTAGTGCAGCAACTAATCCT caaatgaagagaaaattagacgATGTAACCAAAAGACTGAATGCATTGTATGATAAACTTCGAGAAAATGTT ttgtctcccaatgtattgtcaggacttcatgaaatttcacaagctattaataattatgattatcagcATGGTTTAGGTGTTCATCAACACATAGTCGCCAGTGGAAATTTCTCGGAAATTGGAAATTTTATGCCTGGACTTAAAGTACTCATGCAAGTAGCAACACAACTTAGGGTTTGA
- the LOC139123137 gene encoding protein transport protein Sec31A-like isoform X1: protein MKVKEIERTANMAWSPSTQHPIYLAAGTAAQQLDATFSTTAALEIYQLNLSDSDTEMPLVTSLTTEHRFDKLVWSDHGMKDGSLANGILIGGVDNGNIILYDTAKLLNNEDGIITTTDKHTGAVRALDVNPFQSNLLASGGSDSEIFVWDLNNPVTPMTPGAKSQPPDDISCLAWNRQVQHILASTSPGGRSVVWDLRKNEPIIKVTDHSSRIRCKAVAWHPEVATQLVLASEDDHTPVIQMWDLRFATSPLKVLENHQRGVLSVAWCPQDPDLLLSCAKDNRILCWNPNSSVAGGEVVYELPTSSQWCFDVQWCPRNPAVISTSSFDGHISIYSLMGGGQPVQQQQRTDKIAESFPGAETFTSQTPAVETPQEPVLLKKPPKWLRKPVGASFAFGGKLVTFETTKQTAQQQQQQQRIPRQVHISQVVTETDLLKRSTQLEATLQNGNYVDFCDLKISNAKNEFEGKIWNFLKVNFENDSRERFLSLLGYDSRELSKKLTGAIGETVSIANGTDIGVDASELAEKMELLAADGKSLDARLGSGQNTPSIGSKTPDNDAAAAFDVIASHAPVEINTGKKLDSRSQSPFPICTDEDADGLISQSLLSGNFEAAVEICLKSDRLADAIVLAIAGGTHLLAKTQRKYFEKMKTPTSRLISAIVTKDWSDIVNYCELDNWTEALAALMTYSKAEEFSTLCDTLGKRLETEQDGLMRANACLCYVCSGNIDNLVSCWTQFTTNNNSPQELQDLIEKVMILKRSVEIMKGKGVDTTSSGLAGKLSEYSKLLAAQGSLATAMQYLGQSQEQSIAELRDRLYKAQGSAVSHLPEPPFPFKKVSVRDKPEPAVTPTPAQTQTPQQQPGVGVNSFQTTTVSSSQYPASQVATQTRPGQQQQQQQQQQYFNYQDQIANQPAGAYQTTPTASVETSAPNIYSKQGGFGKYPHYPQSTLTQGYGYQTQAVYNQAGGYSSYGQNPPSTGYGATQGGYNTSTTSAASQPYMTTGMGTYGQPGVSSPGAPNMPTQTSTVQNVPMGGGAAPGWNDTPLVRAKKTTSKQPYVPPEPITTPIFGVPQEETPSPPGVNQDAPGAPTPYGQPPQVYNTVGYQQPNTAAIIPPSQLSAPSRTQSSQPEPEPPKEKAPIPTEHQVLCDTFDGLTQRCSSAATNPQMKRKLDDVTKRLNALYDKLRENVLSPNVLSGLHEISQAINNYDYQHGLGVHQHIVASGNFSEIGNFMPGLKVLMQVATQLRV from the exons ATGAAGGTAAAGGAAATAGAAAGGACGGCCAACATGGCATGGAGTCCATCCACACAACATCCAATATACCTGGCAGCTGGTACTGCTGCTCAACAACTAGATGCTACATTCAG CACTACTGCGGCGTTAGAAATTTATCAATTGAATCTGTCAGATTCAGACACGGAAATGCCACTTGTGACATCACTAACAACTGAACACAG gtTTGATAAATTAGTGTGGAGTGACCATGGTATGAAGGATGGTAGCTTAGCCAATGGTATATTGATAGGTGGTGTTGATAATGGAAACATTATTTTGTATGATACTGCTAAATTACTTAACAATGAAGACGGAATCATCACCACAACTGACAAG CATACTGGTGCAGTACGTGCATTGGATGTCAATCCATTTCAGTCAAATCTCCTAGCCTCAGGTGGAAGTGATTCGGAAATATTTGTCTGGGATTTGAATAATCCCGTCACACCAATGACTCCAGGTGCCAAATCACAG CCGCCTGATGACATTAGTTGTTTAGCTTGGAATCGACAAGTACAACATATCTTAGCATCTACCAGTCCAGGTGGCAGGTCAGTGGTTTGGGATCTCAGAAAAAATGAACCAATCATCAAAGTTACAGACCATAGTTCAAGG aTTCGTTGTAAAGCAGTAGCCTGGCATCCAGAAGTAGCAACACAGTTGGTGTTAGCATCTGAAGATGACCACACTCCAGTCATTCAAATGTGGGATTTGAGATTTGCAACCTCACCTTTGAAAGTACTTGAAAATCATCAACG TGGTGTGTTATCAGTTGCTTGGTGTCCACAGGATCCAGATCTTTTACTGAGTTGTGCCAAAGACAATCGTATCTTGTGTTGGAATCCAAATAGTTCAGTTGCAGGAGGTGAAGTGGTTTATGAATTACCAACGTCCAGTCAGTGGTGTTTTGATGTCCAGTGGTGTCCGCGCAATCCAGCAGTCATTTCTACCTCATCATTTGATGGACATATTAGCATCTACTCCTTGATGGGCGGTGGACAACCAGTGCAGCAACAACAGAGAACAGACAAG ATTGCAGAATCTTTTCCCGGAGCTGAAACCTTCACATCACAGACACCAGCTGTTGAAACACCTCAAGAACCAGTGCTGCTGAAAAAACCACCAAAGTGGCTGAGAAAGCCAGTTGGAGCAAGTTTTGCT TTTGGTGGAAAACTTGTGACGTTTGAGACGACGAAGCAGACGGctcagcaacaacaacaacagcagagAATCCCAAGACAAGTCCACATCAGTCAAGTTGTCACGGAAACTGACCTGTTGAAGAGGTCCACACAACTTGAAGCAACATTACAAAATGGAAACTATGTTGATTtctgtgatttgaaaatttctAATGCTAAAAATGAATTTGAAGGAAAAATTTGGAATTTTCTAAAG gtgaattttgaaaatgattcAAGGGAGAGATTTCTATCTCTTCTTGGATATGACTCGCGTGAATTGAGTAAAAAACTGACAGGGGCAATTGGAGAGACTGTGTCGATAGCCAATGGTACAGATATTGGTGTTGATGCCTCAGAGTTAGCTGAGAAGATGGAACTATTAGCTGCCGATGGAAAGTCACTAGACGCAAGACTTGGCAGTGGTCAGAATACACCAAGTATTGGCTCTAAG ACTCCAGACAATGATGCAGCGGCTGCCTTTGATGTTATTGCATCACACGCACCAGTTGAAATCAACACAGGAAAGAAATTGGATTCCAGATCTCAATCTCCGTTTCCAATCTGTACTGATGAAG ATGCAGATGGTTTAATCAGTCAGTCTTTACTGTCTGGTAATTTTGAAGCTGCTGTAGAAATCTGTTTGAAATCAGATCGGTTAGCAGATGCCATTGTTTTAGCTATAGCTGGTGGAACACATTTACTGGCAAAGACGCAACGGaaatactttgaaaaaatgaagaCACCAACATCAAGG TTGATATCAGCCATTGTTACCAAAGATTGGTCTGACATTGTAAATTACTGTGAATTAGATAATTGGACGGAGGCATTGGCTGCCTTGATGACTTATTCTAAAGCTGAAGAATTCTCCACTTTATGTG ACACGTTAGGAAAGCGTCTTGAGACTGAACAAGATGGTTTAATGAGAGCCAATGCATGTCTGTGCTATGTGTGCTCAGGTAACATTGATAACTTAGTGTCATGCTGGACTCAGTTTACAACCAATAACAATTCACCACAAGAACTTCAG GATCTGATTGAAAAagtcatgattttgaaaagatcaGTTGAGATAATGAAGGGTAAAGGAGTTGATACAACTAGCAGTGGTCTAGCTGGTAAACTCAGCGAGTACTCTAAATTGTTAGCGGCCCAGGGTAGCTTAGCTACAGCTATGCAGTATCTAGGCCAATCACAAGAG CAATCCATAGCAGAATTACGAGATCGTCTTTACAAGGCGCAGGGCAGTGCAGTGTCTCATCTGCCTGAACCTCCATTTCCATTCAAGAAAGTCAGTGTCAGAGACAAACCGGAGCCAGCGGTGACTCCGACTCCAGCCCAGACTCAAACACCCCAACAACAGCCG GGTGTTGGAGTAAACAGTTTCCAAACAACCACAGTTTCTAGTAGTCAATATCCTGCAAGTCAAGTAGCAACACAAACAAGACcaggacaacaacaacaacaacaacaacaacaacagtactTCAATTATCAAGATCAGATAGCCAATCAACCAGCTGGTGCTTATCAAACCACACCAACTGCCTCAGTAGAAACTAGCGCTCCAAATATTTACTCAAAACAAGGTGGATTTGGAAAATATCCGCACTATCCACAGAGTACACTTACACAAGGGTATGGATACCAGACTCAAGCAGTTTACAACCAAGCTGGGGGGTATTCATCATATGGACAAAACCCCCCAAGTACAGGCTACGGTGCAACTCAAGGTGGTTATAACACAAGTACAACTTCTGCTGCAAGTCAGCCATACATGACCACAGGAATGGGTACTTACGGCCAACCAGGAGTTAGCAGCCCAGGTGCACCAAATATGCCAACGCAAACAAGTACCGTACAAAATGTACCAATGGGAGGAGGCGCAGCACCTGGTTGGAATGATACACCATTGGTCAGGGCGAAAAAG ACCACTTCCAAACAACCATATGTTCCTCCAGAGCCTATCACTACCCCTATCTTTGGTGTACCTCAAGAGGAGACCCCATCCCCACCAGGTGTGAATCAAGATGCACCAGGTGCACCCACACCCTATGGACAACCTCCCCAGGTATACAACACTGTAGGTTACCAACAGCCAAACACTGCAGCCATTATTCCTCCTTCTCAACTGTCAGCTCCTTCAAGAACACAG TCGAGTCAACCAGAACCAGAGCCTCCAAAGGAAAAAGCACCGATTCCAACAGAACATCAAGTTTTATGCGACACCTTTGATGGTTTAACACAGAGGTGTAGTAGTGCAGCAACTAATCCT caaatgaagagaaaattagacgATGTAACCAAAAGACTGAATGCATTGTATGATAAACTTCGAGAAAATGTT ttgtctcccaatgtattgtcaggacttcatgaaatttcacaagctattaataattatgattatcagcATGGTTTAGGTGTTCATCAACACATAGTCGCCAGTGGAAATTTCTCGGAAATTGGAAATTTTATGCCTGGACTTAAAGTACTCATGCAAGTAGCAACACAACTTAGGGTTTGA